One Onthophagus taurus isolate NC chromosome 11, IU_Otau_3.0, whole genome shotgun sequence genomic window carries:
- the LOC111414414 gene encoding uncharacterized protein has protein sequence MVLLFMILFVIFSNVALGQYNDKDENKNQASPSKYGGEFLKATDKNDGYIQQTNLPNFLFVSNNDENPNPGPQMFIPPQIARISEFRAPDQFKFVPPEDQQYRPRHIDHQQPPVLFDQPEFAVIEPIVPIRPQYPHYLREILKQQGYIIVEQEQVPRLQVGKEDSEELIDDNQLPPITKNNFNNFGRNSRFDNGDVELIYGSSKLVPKTLLKGIRKVRGVRRLR, from the exons ATGGTGCTATTGTTTATg ATTCTTTTCGTAATATTTTCCAACGTAGCGTTGGGTCAATATAACGATAAAGATGAGAATAAAAATCAAGCTAGTCCAAGTAAATACGgtggtgaatttttaaagGCGACGGACAAAAATGATGGTTATATCCAACAAACAAATCTtcctaattttttgtttgtttcgaATAACGATGAAAATCCAAATCCGGGTCCTCAAATGTTTATACCTCCGCAAATAGCAAGAATAAGTGAATTTCGTGCCCCAGatcaattcaaatttgttcCTCCAGAAGACCAACAATATCGACCAAGACATATTGACCACCAACAACCTCCAGTACTTTTTGATCAACCCGAATTTGCAGTTATTGAACCTATTGTGCCGATAAGACCGCAATATCCGCATTATTTACGTGAAATCCTTAAACAACAAGGTTACATTATTGTTGAGCAAGAACAAGTACCCAGATTGCAAGTTGGAAAAGAAGACTCCGAAGAATTAATCGATGATAACCAATTACCGCCgattaccaaaaataattttaataattttggaaGAAACAGTCGATTTGATAACGGGGATGTTGAACTTATTTATGGCTCGAGTAAATTAGTTCCAAAAACGCTTTTAAAAGGGATTCGAAAGGTTCGAGGTGTTAGAAGGTTGAGATAA
- the LOC111414412 gene encoding uncharacterized protein, producing the protein MQLTPSVYSAGFIAIYLLNVIYTTPLDEMKKRHLQTESFGILELDLDESMVQQIYEDKLLSKLKDIDEETARNYTKNNNTGSNVQTRLVTFGQQTNVNNQVANLLNHQISNQITNELINAVSAQIPLNQDDMAVVSVAIPQATLQRTVGNVIANQLFINRNQNNLDQSSNNHKQVEQNNEEQNNLDSPQKFHPVKSSLHHDYSNQKQLKHPDLDRIKFSVPNSVPIVIKLKDKMVVNRKVKKIHKRKNGVNEDIHIIW; encoded by the exons ATGCAGTTAACTCCG TCGGTGTACTCAGCGGGTTTCATTGCCATATACCTACTCAATGTTATTTATACTACACCTCTAGATGAAATGAAAAAGAGACATCTTCAAACAGAATCTTTCGGCATCTTAGAATTAGATTTAGATGAATCCATGGTCCAACAAATATACGAAGacaaattattatcaaaactaaaagatattgatGAAGAAACTGCACGTaattacaccaaaaataataatacaggAAGTAACGTACAAACGAGACTTGTTACATTTGGTCAACAAACAAATGTCAACAACCAAGTCGCAAATCTCCTCAACCATCAAATTAGCAATCAAATAACTAACGAATTAATTAACGCAGTTTCTGCTCAAATTCCTTTAAATCAAGATGATATGGCTGTTGTTTCAGTAGCGATTCCACAAGCTACGTTACAAAGAACAGTTGGGAATGTTATAGCAaatcaactttttattaatagaaaccaaaataatttagaCCAATCATCTAATAATCATAAACAAGTTGAGCAAAACAATGaagaacaaaataatttgGATTCACCCCAAAAATTTCATCCAGTAAAATCATCTTTACATCACGATTATTCCAACCAAAAGCAACTTAAGCATCCAGATTTAGACAGGATTAAATTTTCTGTGCCAAATTCCGTTCCAAttgtgattaaattaaaagataaaatggtAGTTAATAGGAAAGTTAAAAAGATTCATAAAAGAAAGAACGGTGTTAATGAAGATATTCATATAATTTGGTGa
- the LOC111414386 gene encoding pupal cuticle protein 36-like, producing GGGHGGGGGGFGGNGGGFGGNGGGFGGGGFGGNGGFGGGGGGGGGGGGGGGGATISEVTQTVNVPVPIPQPVTITRPVPVPIPQHIHIPIPRPVPVAVPVAQHIVVPRPVPVTVTRTVHVAVPTQVKVPVQVPVHVPVPQPYQVVVPQPVPVRVPNTVIIPVPQPVYVGGGGGGGGGFGGGGGGNGGFGGGGGGFGGGGGGFGGGHGGGGGGGNGDGGFGGGNGGGFGGGYGSKH from the exons GGTGGAGGCCATGGAGGGGGTGGAGGGGGATTTGGAGGAAATGGTGGTGGATTTGGAGGAAATGGAGGTGGATTTG GTGGAGGAGGATTTGGAGGAAATGGGGGATTTGGAGgtggaggaggaggaggaggaggaggtggTGGAGGCGGTGGTGGAGCTACCATTAGCGAAGTAACCCAAACTGTAAATGTACCCGTTCCTATTCCACAACCGGTAACCATAACTCGTCCAGTTCCGGTTCCAATACCGCAACACATCCACATTCCAATACCAAGACCTGTACCAGTTGCAGTACCAGTTGCACAGCACATAGTGGTTCCGAGACCTGTACCAGTTACAGTAACAAGAACAGTACATGTTGCTGTTCCCACTCAAGTCAAAGTACCAGTTCAAGTTCCGGTCCATGTTCCGGTTCCTCAGCCCTATCAAGTGGTTGTACCACAACCAGTCCCTGTTAGAGTTCCAAATACTGTTATAATACCAGTTCCTCAACCTGTGTATGTtggaggaggaggaggtggTGGCGGCGGATTCGGTGGAGGAGGTGGAGGAAATGGAGGATTTGGAGGCGGTGGAGGTGGCTTTGGTGGAGGAGGTGGTGGATTCGGGGGAGGACATGGAGGAGGAGGTGGAGGCGGAAATGGGGATGGTGGATTTGGAGGAGGCAATGGAGGAGGATTCGGGGGTGGATATGGatcaaaacattaa